A portion of the Bifidobacterium bifidum ATCC 29521 = JCM 1255 = DSM 20456 genome contains these proteins:
- a CDS encoding potassium channel family protein produces MARNNRSILVVGLGRFGSSVATTLDSMGQDVLAVDKDPELVNRWSAQVPTVQADMTDVLAVEQLNASDFDTAVVAIGDSVEASVITAGNLLDAGISDIWAKSVSKEHARILQRIGARHIINAETDAGKRVGHLVSGNYLDYIEIEGSHTVVKIHTPSHVVGYSIADAKVNERYGVTVVGIKAPGSEFQYGSKELVMHRNDELVIMGKQDNIDKFIRG; encoded by the coding sequence ATGGCACGCAACAACAGGAGCATTCTGGTCGTCGGACTGGGACGATTCGGCAGTTCGGTGGCGACCACGTTGGATTCCATGGGGCAGGACGTGCTCGCCGTCGACAAGGATCCCGAACTGGTCAACAGGTGGTCCGCGCAGGTTCCCACCGTTCAGGCCGACATGACCGACGTGCTCGCCGTCGAGCAGCTCAACGCGTCCGATTTCGACACCGCCGTCGTCGCCATTGGAGACAGCGTCGAGGCGTCGGTGATCACCGCCGGAAACCTGCTGGACGCCGGCATCAGCGACATCTGGGCGAAATCGGTGTCGAAGGAGCACGCGCGCATCCTGCAGCGCATCGGAGCGCGTCACATCATCAACGCCGAAACGGATGCAGGCAAGCGCGTCGGGCATCTGGTGTCCGGAAACTATCTGGATTACATCGAGATCGAGGGCTCGCACACCGTCGTCAAGATCCACACGCCTTCGCACGTGGTCGGCTATTCCATCGCGGACGCGAAGGTCAACGAACGCTACGGCGTCACCGTCGTCGGCATCAAGGCGCCCGGCAGCGAGTTCCAGTACGGTTCCAAGGAACTGGTCATGCACCGCAACGACGAACTCGTCATCATGGGCAAGCAGGACAACATCGACAAGTTCATTCGCGGCTGA